In Cryptomeria japonica chromosome 1, Sugi_1.0, whole genome shotgun sequence, the sequence aaaatcttttcactGTTAGCATATATCATTTATTAAAAAATCCTTTTGCTACTGGAAGATAAGATTGTTATTTGTTATCATGTCCTccttttgaaatataatttaatgatAAATAAAAGTACAAAAgactaaaaataaatattaaattaaaatataaaacaataaataaaatataattaaaatttgattaaagttaatgaatggtcaaaaggcatgaaatgatatgCTGTGATgctcccaaatatgaggtataaaagggagaagagaactcatttgaagaagggataatttgggaatcaaaactGCAAatctaattgtgaaaggttgtgtccctttcaaagggtagaaataatgaagagttgcactctttcaaagggtactaatggtgaaagggtgtgtctctttccAAAGGGCATAcacgatgaagaggtgtgacctctccctcacattgagagatataaaggacatacacgatgaagaggtgtgtctcttgccaaagggcatacacgatgaagaggtgtgacctctccctcacattgagagatataaaggaaaaagAATCGAGAATTATTAAATACATTTGGTACTCATCCCAAGGAAGGGATCATAAGGGGAACAATAATAATTAATTGTTGGCAAGCATCATATAACAACAAGTTGGTATGCTATAACTTGTATATGAATCAATACTGAGTTACAAAATAGTATTTTTTGAATGCTATTAGGAATAAGGGGCTAATGCATGGTTTGTTATGTACATTGTTGCATTTGTATTTGTTATAAATAGTGAAAtcatatttataattaatttcaAATGTATGCATTAAAATTTATAATACGTAATGAAATTAATATATTAATGCTCTAGTCCTTAGTCTTTTACTAATGCCTACGTAGGGATAGGGGGTTTGTGTAGGGAGAGGCGAAGTAATTTTTCCACAAGATAAGatagtcccaagatagggtaatgACATATTTCAAAAGCCTTGAGGGCAAATCTTGAGATGGGCATGGATAGGTGTTcttgaaaccttgagggagcctacttGTAGACAATTTCCAAGCACCCTAGCATAGTTGTTCCACCATCCTTCATTAGGGTTAGGGAAGAATTGAAGACAAACcccttaaaataataattattaatttaattatgagGAATTAGATGTTTTCTAATCTCAATAACTTAGTTCTTATATTAGCCCTCATTGGCAAAAATGCACTAGTTACAATTTAGGAGCACCGACACCAAAGTTAAGAAGCACCCACTCCTTGGATATTCACAAAAATAAAAATCTTAGAGGATTACTCTGTTTCCATACAAAACATCTAGTATACTAGAACTCTTTGAATCATTTAGATTCAAAAAAGTCACAATTTTTTTTTCTCGTCTCtgctttgcaatttttcacaacaACAAAATCATTAATCACTGTTTGATCATAAATCTCCTCTTGATGATTATCCTGTCAAAGCCTCACTCTATTTATAACAAACATttcatcataaaataaaaaataatgacacTGATCAAGAGTGATTTAATTGACTTCTTAAAAAATGTTATGCTTTATTTTAAAACTCCATATCACATGTTCCTCTGATCATATCATCTCTATTCACGTATTGCACTCATGTATATTTTCAAAATAATCTCTCCATTCGCTTATCATTCAACCCTTTTTCACACCAAATAACAAAAACTTGTCGAAGTCAAGTTCAACTATTAAAAGCAACCCTCCAAAATCTCCCAGTTTATGCTTTCATCTTTTTCAAAATCCCTTCTAAATATGCTGAACCAATTGAAAATATTTAGAAGAAGTTTCTTTGGTTTGGAgttgaaggaaaaaaaaaatgcCTATGATGGCATGGGATTTTGTTTGTAAATCTAAAAAATGGGATGGTCTCAGTCTAAGAAGTATTTTATGGAAAAGGAAGTATCTTCAAAATACTGATTCAATTCAGAGATTTCTTGCATCTAATGAAATTCCTTCAGTATCAACTCTATGGAACTTTAATATTCATGTGAAGACTATTGTTAACGTTGGAGCTGGATGGAATCTGGGGTTTGGTAGGTGAATTAAATTTTGGGAGGATAGCTGGATTGGCCATGGATCACTTTACAATCATACAACTTACACCAAATACATGGAAAGGTGCAAAGTTAGATTTAGAATTTTGGTGGTTGACTAGTTTGAAGATAATAAGTGCATTAAATTGTTTGAAGTTAATGTTGAGTTGCAACCCCTCCAAATATCACTTAAATCCTATATTCTTAATCTATGGAAGATCAAATTGTTTGGAAGAGATTCTCTTTGGGGGAATTTTCAGTCACCTTGGCCTTGGGTTTTCAATTTGAGAATCATCCTTTCCCCTGGGGCTAGTGTTTGATCTAAATTTCTCATTCCAAAAATTAATATATTGTTCTGGATTACCAATATCACCAATATCTATTCTTTGAAATCGAGGATAAATCAAGGATAGGAAGATTCATATTTTGGAATTTGTAATTTGTAATACATTGTACAACTCAAAATATTTGGGTTTTTGTATTTTCCTTGCTTATTTCTATCATGCCATTTCCCATCTTCCTTCATCCTTGTTGGACCAGTACTTATAGTATTACTCATGCCATCATATCCAAAAGGTATAAGGTATGTGGTAAAATTGTAAAAGCAATCTTTGAACCTTGAAAGTCTTCTACCCCATTTTCGTTACTCTTTTTCTTCTAGGATTAGGCACACCACATTAATGATCTGTAACCAATTTCTCGAATCATAGACTTTTGGAGTTTCATATTTTCCTTATCCATTTCCTTTATCTTTTTGTTCACATTCTTTAGTGGTATCATATTTACTATAACCTTGATCCTACTTCTacatttaaaaataataagaaTCAAAGATTGAAACTATATCGACTAGTTGATAGAAAATAATAAAGAGCCCATTGAAAACAACTCAAGTTGCCATTGAAAACAACTCAAGTTGCCAATAGAAGGAACAGAGACCAGTTTTGGTATAAGGATGTTAACACACTTGTAGAATGCAATCATGTAATTTTCCAAAAAACGTAAgatagatttattaaaaaaaagcAAAGTTTGGAGAAATGGGGGATAGAATAAGGATGCACCTAGAATTTCTTGTAAACAAGAGAAAAAAATGGTCGAGCTTTTGCAACTGACGAGAATTGCTCTAAACCTTATGCTTTAATAGATGTCAATACGtttttccaaagctcccattttgacatAGGCTAGTTGCAGAGTTTGGCTTTATACGTGCATTTTCATGAGAGTTCCGAAAgccttttaaaaaaatcaattttgtcaATAATCTGCAATTAGGACATTCCAGTGAGAAAACGCTTCTTTGAGGCGTTTTTTAAACTGTTTGCGTGCTCTATGCttccattttatgcatatcctaAAATCATTGTATTCCACGAAATAACATCTCttcgaggcattttgtcaaacaattcatgcGCTTtacctatgcttccacattttgcaaacatcTATACCAGAGCATTTTCAACTATAAAATTTGACAAAAAATCCCTTCTATTAAGCTTTGAAGGATGTCCATATCCTAATCGAAACCTTCCATGTTGGCACAGGTAGGGAAGGTGCTGCAAAGGTGACAGAATTGATTATTTTTTAATTCATTCTAACTCTTCTACTTCTTCTTTGTGTATTCTAATGGATTTACAAATAATAATAgataaaagatattagaattaatttaatttatacattttatcttatttaaatttaatttatacatatcgttttatttaaattttatttattatagaataattataataaatttcaacttaaaactATACATTTTTTATCCTTTTACATGGATACAAATTCCTTCACTTGGATATATCAAATTCAATACTATACATGAAAACACCTCACTACTTATACTCCACATGTTTTTTGAACCATACAAGTTTGGAGCTTGACACCATGTAAGTTAAAGATGTTTCATACTTCTATCAACACGTGGAGTATACCATACACTTTTGACATCTATTAGTATATTATTAGAGACCTATAAAATTACCTTATTATATAAAGTTATCTTATACAATGGATAGATAAGCCTGTCCGTattaacaattattaccaatatcaTGATATGTAAATATTCTTCCATACACTACAAttacattaaaaaatattttaatctttGTTTGGGTATAAATATACATACTTCTCTAGAACTACTTATGCATATTCTATAAAAGTTAgagatatattttaatttaaaggttGGTTATTTGATCCTTCCAGTGTTAAGAATTGAAACCATATTGGCTTGTTCCAATTATATGTAGATTCTCATCCTTAACTATCTTCTAATATTTATTCTCCAATATTATCTTTCTCTATGACTAGTACTCCTCATGTTGTCACCTTTATGACATCTAGTGTGACCCCTACCCCTTCCATTATTGTCTCTAGTATTTTATCCATTTTTTCTCAATTAGTAATGCACCCACACCTCTTCTTGCTAGACATATATGGAAGTATATTATTCCCAATGCTTTTAGATCTTGGATTGTTCCTCCCTCTCACCCCATATCCACTAATATAATGTGACTCCTCTTTCCATTCCTATGGGTTAAGAGGGAGGAGTAGCAAAATTAAATAGTGCTATGATATTCAATGTATAAGATGAGTTAGGTTTCCATTCTAAACTAATTTACCATAAATATCCAATAGTAAATAAACTCTAGTATGTTCTCTACCTCTAGCTATCAATCCTCTATAATGCCCCATACTATGGTGGATGCCACACACAAACTAGGATATAGATGTAAAAATATTCTATtacaaaacacttatcaactaTATGAGATCAAAATAATGATAAAGGGATCAATATAATGCTTCTTAGAGGTCTCTACTATCTATAGGGCATAGAACTAAAATAGACCATAGTGTggtaataattaaaataaaatccaagaTCCAAACATATATAATCCTAGTCCTCATATGCCACAAGTCATTACTACACTAGTGTGAAAAGATCTAATTGAGGTTTTTTGAGTAACTTTCTAAATCCTTAATATGTTTGCGATTCGTACTTTATCAAGATTAGAAGCAATTTGTGCAAAATATTCTAACTCGACAAGTTGGAGTAATTCTAAATTAAATATACTAACTCTATTTCATGGAGCCCATCTAGGTTGTAGATCCTACTTTAGAtaccaaaagacaaacattaatgATAGGTTTAATTTTGGTGTTGAATTGATTTGTTTAATAAGATTTATCCATTGGTAATGAAAATTACATTAATAAGAATAAAAGTTGAGATATATCCAGCTTGAGTCTCAACTATTTAACTATATTAGTCAAACTCCTTCCACTTAATTGATAATTTAATTTAGCTATTCTTTCCATTAAGAATGCAAACTAAAATCTTATCCTAAATAAGATTCCTAGGTAGGTGGTCTTAAGAATCTTCACTCATTGAATTTGAGGAAAATGTAAGAAAACATAATGTAATCTTGAACATTTTTTGAGAACACTATGATCAATTTAAGTCCATTGTATGTTTACTTATTATTTttaatcttaaattttttttttgatcggtaattggccaaAGCTTGAAtaacttttgactggagctatgaaccagtggggacatagtaggggccccatccccattacatatcttttgaattattattattattattattattattatgtttgattagattgaccccaagaccttccccatcctatggaaggccaagagtcacagcttagaattccactttagatgtccctattgggaattgaacttgggtctccacagtgagaacccagtgttttaaccagttaagctcaaccccttggacattttTAATCTTAATTCATTgttataaagttaatttaattaatgattaaactGAATAAAGCATATTTCTTATAGTTCAATAGACTCCAtaaacataattaattatttaattaatttcattagcataaatattttatataaaataatttactcTTACAAAATATAATCTAAATTAATCGATATTAAAATAACTATGAGATTTTCCTTAAATGTCAATCTGAACTTTTTAGATATAACATGAAACTTTTTAAAAATGATTATTAGATGGGTTTAAATCAAGAGTAAGCTTTGAATTCTaaacttaaaaatgttaaacattcaaaattgactgactttctctaaacttaatatgttgtttaatgtGTGGTTTAAGACTGGCCATAAAAAATCACTATTGAAATATGTTGTAAAATGTGATCCTCAAACCAAAAAACAACTCAACCTTCCAATCTAATCACTTCCATCCAATATGTATTCCGCTTTCACTGCGACCTGGAATCCTCCGATCAGAAGAAGAGTTGGATAAGGTCAAACACGAAATTATTGGACAATCATTTTTAGCTTGCTTGATAGAGATGAGTAAGCCTGTCATCAGAAAACAAGTGGTTCCTGGCCAGTACCAAATCCATAGTAGAGAAGACAACAAGAAAAATAACAATACCTATAGAGGATGAATACAAAACTAATACTAAAATCTGAGCAAATTGATGCCTAACTTCCTCTTCATATTTGATTGTAGCCACCAATGTTATAGTCATAGGATATGCACATGCCCATCAAATCACTGAAAATCTCCACATCGTATCTCGATATAAATTTAGTCTCACTATCTGCAAAGCACAACAAAAGAATAGCAACACAAATTACTATTTACGTTATGTTGAAGGAGATCTACTTCAAGCTTAAAAACTGACCATAATAACCAAGGCTGACTACAAGAAAAGTGAGAGAAAAGGAAACATCCTGTAGACCATATAGAAAGATCCTGAGATTCCCTGCCATGTTAGGCTTGTAGAGCTTGGAGCTGCAATAAATAGAAAGAACACAGGTGACAACTTTCTAGAAACTATGACATCCGAGGAGAGTCTCTCATAAAGTGTGACGAAGACAACCGCATAGTGAACTAATCCCATGGTAAAGAAGAACATTGCAACTTTCTTCCAATCCACTCTTGTTGCGAGTTGAGCAACCACGAAGTTTCCAATAACTGATAAATATGTGGAAGGATTTGCAGTTCTTGTAAGAGATCTTTTTCCTTTGGTGACCCATTGACCATAGATTTTGAGCTCCAATACTATGATTGGAGCCATGAATATGCACCACAGTATCGGTTGTGCTTTAACAGGTGCTACATCAGAAGGAAGTCCCAACATTAATAAGATGCCTGCTATCTAGGGAACAAAGAAGTAGTTCACCCTCACCCGATCGTAGAACTCCATGCGAACAGTCTCAAAATAAAGAAAACCTTTTAAAATATATGCTCCTGATATGAGGAGGAAGCTTAATAAAGAAAGCAACCATAGTCCCAGTGTGAAATGACTTGGAAGCTTGAAAGGTAAATGAATAAATGACGTAGAGTCTCCGTCCAGAGTTTTCGAGAGAACAGTTTGACTGTAGAGgcccaaaaatatgtgaaaatgaCCAGAATGGATCTCCTTGTCCTACTCCATAAGTTGAAGAAAAGAAGCCaaatggagtcccattgactaGCACTAAAAAATTTGAATCTATGTTTCAAAAGAAATTGATCTAAAAGTTTCTAGTTGGTAGAATCacaagccttcatcatatctaacttaatGAGCATATCTTCACACTTATACTAATTGACATACTATAATATCTCATGAGCTATTAAATCCCCTTTAGTTGTTTCTTTCCCTGGAATAAAACCCCTTTTCCTCTTAAATGAATTTGGGAATAAGCTTTGCTAATCTAATTGAAATAGCTTTAGTGAaaattttatgtattttattacataAAGAAATACATTTGTAATCTACATAGATAGAAGGAGTAGCTGATTTTAGAATGAGATCAATAAAAGTGGTGTTGAATtgtttaggattgttatcatttaGTTTCAACTCCTCCAAAGTTTTCTAGTCATTAAATTTGACAAGTTATGAATATTTCTAGAAAAATAGATCAATATAACTATCTAGGCCTTAAGTTTTATCTAGATacatagaaaaaatattttttctaattatTGGAAACCTGAGTAATGctttattgtgttgtcattgatgttgaacCTGTCTGGTGTTTTGTCATAATTAGTTGATGTAGCTTTATCTAGATACATAGAAAAAATAATTGTTCTAATTGTTAGAaacctgagtaatgctttgttgtgttgtcattgatgttgaacTTGTTTGGTGTTTTGTCATAATCAGTTGATGTAGTTGATCGATTTCACAAATGTTTAATATGGCCTATCTTTTTGTATTTGTCTATATTTAGATCAAGTTTATAATTTTTCTAATGtccattttatatgttttagttgaTGGTCTAATGATGTTTACTTGATGTGTTTTCTAGTTAATGATTTGTCTAATGTTTAGTTGACATATTTTAATTGATGGTTTGGCGATATTTAGTTGATATATTTCAGTTAATGGTTTGATGATGCTCAACTGATGTGCTTCAGTTGATGATTTAGCTGGTAATCATTTTTCTAGTGCTTAGTTGATGATCAATAATGGAGACTACATGGCTCAAAAATATTAGTACAAATATTGATAATTATAGGTTTAAATGTTGATGCTCTATCTAATAGTGGTGTTGTTGATTACATGTATGGTTTTCCTAAAATTTATAGTTGTGGATGTTTCTATATGAAATAACTAATGTTTCATTTGGTAGTAATGATGAGtaaaatttaatatgcatgtaagGCTATCTATGTCCTAGGTAAAAAAAATGGTACCTTTCTTGGCTTATCACAATCAATTGTGCATAATATGTAGTAGATATATAGATATGATAGGGATGTAAGCAGATGTGGAGATGATGATTGTTGATGCATTGTGTTGCCATAGATACTAGTCTTATATGGTTGTCATTTATCTTTGATTGCAAGTGTTTAGTAAAGATCCAAGATTAGATATTCAGATGTTGTCGTGTTGCCTATTACTTGTGTTTTGCATACATAAGTTTGCTCCAAAAGGTTATAGTACATGAATTTttaatatgcaggaaagagtatttaacaTTCTAGTGAAAGAATGTTTTGCATCCTTTTGGATTATTATGGTCATGATGTGTGGAGTTAGATATAATGTTTATATTCTATGAATGATTTACTATCAAATGTGCATCTCCTCTAATTTCTCAGACAATGAGGTAGATGTTGTTGTTTTCTGACAATAAGGCTATTGATCAAATTGGTCTAAAAATTACCTAATAGATGCTATATATGTGGATTCAAGAGTTGtagtttggaggacatgttcacTTCATTAGTATTCTAGTTCAACTTTAAACTATTGTTTTTGTTCCACAAGTTACTTATGTTAGTATGTacttggtatgctttgaggt encodes:
- the LOC131858149 gene encoding guard cell S-type anion channel SLAC1-like, with translation MASKNSGLLGIGLGLILPIDKEIHSGHFHIFLGLYSQTVLSKTLDGDSTSFIHLPFKLPSHFTLGLWLLSLLSFLLISGAYILKAPVKAQPILWCIFMAPIIVLELKIYGQWVTKGKRSLTRTANPSTYLSVIGNFVVAQLATRVDWKKVAMFFFTMGLVHYAVVFVTLYERLSSDVIVSRKLSPVFFLFIAAPSSTSLTWQGISGSFYMIVRLNLYRDTMWRFSVI